Sequence from the Mixophyes fleayi isolate aMixFle1 chromosome 4, aMixFle1.hap1, whole genome shotgun sequence genome:
TGCAATTTTCTTTCTTACGATACATTTACTTATCGTTTCCCCATGTGGTAACTCACTAATAAATTAAGATTTGCAAATCATACATTTGAGTATTTTACACCTAGCCATGTGTCATCCTCTGCATTAGCAGCATATGTACTTAGTTTACAATAAGTTATCATCATCAGTGCGTATTTGCACTTGCCCTATAACAGGAGCAATATATACGtcttgtcgaagtcagataactggatatggtcatttcaatttaATATCTAACAATCAGATTGTctgtgtctgaaattatgcgaatagcacgctacggcgtggaggagcatAATTAACCGCAACAcatgcaaacacttatacacgcaCTTACACGAACACATAtacttgtaattagctcatattaaaagtagttgcaacacatagttatttgtaaaggaatgtagcagagtttatggtgaaatactataatgttatatacacgtttagtgagatctaaggttcaggttctGGTAtaattctaatcccctatttatccgcagacgtccgattcaatcgccgaaaggatcgcaccttgtgtatgctagttatggatgatagagaattaatgattagaatggtattgtctgtgtaatgctaatagaccagtttgaactagttattagcgggaagattaagtatgcatcttctggagagctaacccccacccttggatggcatcgtttgaactggccaatgacctgcattacactggaccttcctgaagcctgaacttATGGAGGCAATCCACATCAACTGTTTTGTTTTCACTGTagcactgactgtatataaacagGAGCTTTGGGACTAgtattcagtcacattgaccacagacttcaggactgaatgactgttatgctggatccagggcgcctgctaagtaacggctgtacttattttattctgacttgttactctgctactttttgctattcaatcaaattgtgctttggaaccacattactgGAAGTGGActatcgttattggatagcgactaggcGTACATAACAgcctcctaacaggcatatataTGTGTTTCTGCAGGTGTACATCAGCCTCATTtgcgtgaacacacctttactgtacttgaccCTATAGTGTACTTAGTCACTCTCCCTCCCCATTCCTCCTCTCCAGGAGCAGGTGGCCGTAAATCCCAGAATGATGCAGGTCTTCATAGGAGCATATGACTGGGCCCACTTCCGGGCACGCATAGattgatttcacacaagataagcTAAGCAAACTGGCGTACGACACCACTCTGCATTGGCCTTATGTGTTTAAGCTAATGATCGCATAATGTTGATGTCATTGTTCCATAAGTATTTGTTTGTGACCTGTGATTCCAACAAGATGGCATTAGTGTGAGTGAAGTTAATGGGAATAAGCACAGAAATGGAATATGTAGTTTGGGAAGTCAGTAGGTATAACTAGTCTTATATAGACTCACAAAACTAAAAGCATGTGCCTGACAGGTAAATACTGGGCTATTGACTATGTAATcttaaaatttgttttgtttctgtgtgttAAAGCACAGAGCTTTCACATAAATGGAGACTGTTTATCCATGTTTTTTAAGGATGGTAAACTGCAAATGTTTTCCATACCTTTTCAATAAAAGTCTATTGTTCCTAAAACACACATAGATTTTGACAAATTTACAAATGACTtgttatataataaaacatgagaaTCCGTTTTTAATAATACAGGGTGTTCAGTCTCAGCTTCTATATTGGCATGAGTTTTGTGCCTGTGGTTTATATTTTAAACTAGCAAAAAGAGCTGTAAAAACCAAAAGGCAATAGTAATTAATGCTTGATATTTATAAAAACTGCACTcacggtttttttttttcaattccataATGTGCTTGTTCTATGCCAGGTCTAACCTGACATAGGCAAAAATGTTTTTGTCATTGCAAgtaacatttaacatttttaaatgtccTGGTGTGGGTCCCACGGATAGCCCTCCTTACTCCATTGTTTGCTCTCTCTTTATGCTAAGTGTCTCGGAGATTTTGGAAATACTCACTTCCTGCGCACCCTGCCTTATTGATTTAATCGACACTGGTCCAATGATTGTGACGGTATTAATTCGCTAACCACTTGTATAAATGTCcctaaaaatatgttttcatttctCCATAGTGAATAATGTTGTCACATAGTACATGATGTAAACTTAACCTCAAAAGAGATACTAATGAACAACTAtgcttgttttatttcatttattgtgCAAAGAAGAATGTGTTTCCAAAGATTATGCTTATATTGACTTAGCAGAAAACTGAAACATTGTACTAGAATTCTAAATTGTACAATTTTCCCAACAGTTATGATTCTTAATAAGCAAGTGAtgcttacacttttttttattatatattatatttcaacaTTAAAGTGAAATTCAGTTTCTTAAGTTAGCCTGATTATTGTAATTCAAGGTCTGTCCTAATATCTAGCAAGATTGTGTACAGTGTTAAAAGCGTGCATATCTAAATGCAAATAAAGACtttggcctagatttactaaactgcgggtttgtaaaagtaaagatgttgcctatagcaaccaatcagattctagttgtcattttgtagaatgcacaaaataaatgaaagctagaatctgattggttgctataggcaacatctccactttttcaaacccacagtttagtaaatatacccctttgaccTTGGTGAGGCAATATTCTATTCATAGTGTCCCTTTCTACAGCTTTCTCTCCACATTTAGCTGGATGGCTGCTCTGCAGTTTCATCACCATCTGTGAATAATACattgaaatgcataaaatatatcagataccaATTATGTCATTATAATAATCAACAAAGTTCTACATAGCGAGGGAAGTGTAAAGTGACCTTGGCTTGTATTTAAAAAGTACAAAACTACATTCTTCAACATCTTCCATTTTTGGTGACTCTAATATGAATGttcttctttctgcaaacaagAAATAggaagatatataaaaatattgacaaTAACATGCTAGACTCATAGTTTGTGTAAGCTGCTGTTAGTCCTGGAAAGGATAATCTAACAAAACCCAGATGCTGATTTTCTCATAacctttgtaaacattttgttatcATTTCTAGTTAGAAGCAAACTTTATGAAAAGGAAAACACTTGGAAATAATTAGGTCTCACTAGTTTTATTTAAGAAGCATTGGGCTATACATGCTCTTGTGCTGTGCACGCATAATACCTATATATTTATGTGGAATGTCTAAGATCACTGGACAGCTGGTTTGAAGTCCAATTCACATATATTTAATTCAGGTCTGGACAGTTGTATTCAAAAGTTTGAAGCAAGGGTCAAAAGCTAGGTACCAGCAATGTTGTAATTAAAACTGTGTAAGCCACACAAACATTTTTAGGCTTAGATCTTAAGTACACTGGAACACATTTAGGAGTGAGAAATAAATTATTGCTATGTATGTAAATTACACAGCACAATTGACCAGCATCATACACATGGGGTGTAATCATATTCACGATGGTGAcaccaaaatgtcgacagtcagacTGTCAACAGTTGTTGACAGTAGTAATGTCAAGTTGAAATgtctgactgtcgacattttggtgTTGACAGATTTACTGCACCATATCGCACCCAACCAGTGCcagattaagacattgtaggcccctaggctaggggtactgtgaggcccccatttgtcaaatGACTTACGCCCAATCCAATATTACTAAGGGCACCTCAAAATTATCGGATTGGGTATAAGTCGCTTGACAAATGTTAATTTTAATATAGCTACTAACACACATCATGTCCCCCACCCccctcataatgacacacatatcatgtcctctcccccctcctcataattacacaaacacatacttcCCCCATCTTAGCCCCAATGTATCACCCCTGCAGGCTCCGTTTCTCCTCTTGATCCGTTGTTAGAAAAAAAGAACTTATCTATTTGCTGTCTGTTTTCTTCCTCTCCAGTTATTCTCTGCAAGCTCTGGGCGGCACCTCTGTCTTCTTGGCTGCTGTCAGAACGGGTGCGGTCTCTGTGCACCTCTTAGTGTGGTCAGGTCACGTGAGATCATAGTCTCACAAGCAAAATCTCTCAACTAAGCAGGCTGCGCACCGCTCCTGCACTGACAGCAGCCGGGCAGCTATAAGCattagatttgctgttagctgcttaAGGGGGAGAATTGCCACATATAGTGACAGTCCCAATTACCCTCAGGCCACATAGAATCTTTTGGTcccccagctgcctgaggcccctgggctgtggcTCAGAAAGCCCtttggttaatctggccctgtaccCAACCCATGCACACAGCCTGCGCACCCATATAATCATCACACTATCCTGTGACCTGATTAAACTGGTCTTTGTGCCCAAAAATATACACCTTATGTTCAtcaaaataattgcaaacaaGCCCTTGCCGACACACAAAAAGAATACTCACTAAACACTGCATATAATATATCTCATCTATTTTAATGTAGATCTGGATTTTGTCCCTTCTTTTAATATTTATCACTTACTCGCTATTATCCTTGATTTGGTTGTATTTTGACTGTATTATGATTAAATCCAGTGGCCAGCTCATGTTTGGTAGGTGTGTAGTGTCCATTAGTTTATGATTTTGTCCTACATTCATGCCAGTGATCATTACATGTAATGTTGTGTGTCTGGAAGAAATGTTCTGTTGATAACACATACTAAGCAGATTTATCTGTCCAATAGTAACATTTTCTTGgacattgttttacatttttgaaaacagTATGTGCCTTCAGCACTTTCCAGTAATGTCATGTTGCACAGAGAGCCTGTGCTATTATTACATACTGATCAGACAAGTACAATTAGCATTCCTTATGTTTGGTAAAACTAACTTTGAAAAGTGCCTATGTTGAATAATAGGACTCACAGTGCAGCTTCAGTTATTATAGAGCAAATATCTTGCTGTTTCTGTTTGATATTTCCAATAAAGTATGGTCATGGAACTTGGGAATTCATTTTCTTCCTTACTGTATTTTATAACACTTTAAGATACTGTACTACCAGAGGCTTAAATGTTTAACTGCAAATTCTGGACCTGGGCCCTCTGCCCCGTTCCTACACTGTCGATTTGTGAATTACATCCAGTGTACCCGCAACAATTTCCTTTTTTAGTAATtttgtgttgttatttttttactattgtcTTGGACTGTTTAAATATGTAGATAACAAGTTCCTATATTCTTATCAATACCGCCAGTTCCTTGGAGGCATGGCATAAAAATTAGCTCATTTGGCTTTGGTCTTAGAAAAGGATGACAACCAAGCTGTATCCTGACCCTGGCACTGGACGCCCATGCACTCACTGACCACACACTGTAGTAGAAATTTGAGCTAAAAATTACACAAGGATGATCATGCTTAGTatacaacaaaaacaaataaatccaaTTAATTGTAAACCAAACCCAATAGTCAAAGAGGAAAGAAAACAGATAATATAGAACTGTTAAATATTACTAGAAATATTACCACTGGCAGGCAGGAATAGAGAAAAAGGTCCAAGAAAGATTTAATAGGATACATCTCAAGATGTCCAGATTTTATCAAGGCGCATACTTTGGCATATTTTTtgctactatttatttatttattttacaagttaacccgtgcatgatactcatgcattctagtcaaatcaagctacttaaggtgttaaaaaggttcttgtcatgcatttgggccatagcccaggcctcctcaggggaagagcgttacttcccgacacaagcgcccttttttaacgtggttttgtccacatgtcaccacctcatcatttttctccatcacctcatccttcatcttcatcgccacatccttcatcaagctacttaaggtgttaaaaactccccactgtcacccccggcaaccaccaaccactcccagctgtcacttctccttcaagaaatatataggtcagtgtataactctgcccagcaggtggcgctgcagcttgttttttttttccatacacgccactaggcatttatatagtagatgcttTGTGATTTTTGCCACCAGGCCATGTGTGGGATTAGGTAAGTAGAACATCTTGAAACATTGTACTTACTGGCTTTCCATACAGAGCAAACATTCATTTTCATATGTACATTGATCACTACCACACACAGGATCGTAATTTCGTGGACATCTTCGTGTTGTACCTATGTCACATTTGGGCTGtaaaagattttcaccattactataatttatttaatgtctTTAGCATTAACAAGATCCTATAACTAGATTTGTTCTTTAGTTGCATTACACTGTTAACACCTAATGAGAAAGCAACTGCATCTGTTATGTAAGGGTTCTTTAGGTCCAGGTCTGGATACAAGAACATGAGAAAGAATTGcattttaacattaatttatacAAGTAaactaatacaaataaaaataataacataacaataataataataataataataataataataataataataataataataatctacttaGTGAGAgagataaaacatttttattacaagCTGAACCATAGACAAAACtgactctaggggctagatttactagactgtgggtttggaaaagtggagatgttgcctatagcaaccaaccagattctagctttcatttatttagggcattctacaaaatgacagctagaatctgattggttgctataggcaacatttccacttattcaaacccgcagtttaaaaaatatatccctAAGGCTTAATGCGGAAaagttataacccttgatatttGCAACCCATACTTTATTTCATCAAGATAGCCGGtgcttgtaaaaaaatataatgttaatGTCTGGTCTCTAAGCTCGATTTATGAACCACATAATATGTATCCCACAATGCTTCTCATTTTGCACAAGTGTGCCTAATTGCCGTCATAAAATCTGGAAAAGGCacatggtggaaacagtaaaaatgtcactaaAAAGTCCAGTCTACTTGAACTTCATGAccctattaatttaaaatcataattcatttttctcctaaaagacTGCTCAATTTAGTCTGACATATGTCTTAAAATTTCATAAGAGTGAAAGAGAGTCAAAGTTGTGTGTTTAAATGTCTGACCAGCTAGAGATTTAAAGCTCTTTTGCGAGGAGGAAAAATTTGTGCACCTACCCATAAAATACCACCCTATATTATTTATCTACCATCAACAAGCTTCTTTTTTTACTTAGGTGCAAAACAAAATGCACCACTGCACCTAATTTGCACTTATCAAACTGTGCCCCCGATCCACCCAACTTctccaatcagaagctgcagaCACTGCCATTTTGTCCCACAAATCCATGTGTCTGCCTATAAGAACAGGGATATTTATGCAACGGTGCAAGTGACATTACAGTTTGCACTGTCTATTTCACTTTTGTAAATTACTCTTAATATATTGTAGATTTCTACTGTATTAATAGGAAATACTCTATACTAACTCAAGAGTAAATTCGATGTGGTGGCTCTCAATTGACTTTTGCAGCTTTGAAAACGGTTCCCAATCAAGCTTTTGCATAATAACCAAAATGCTGCAATGTTACTAGAAAAGGAATGATAAAGCTTCATCTCTTTTTAAAGCCAagcaatattaatacattttctttagatggagaacaatcatcatcatcagctatttatatagcaccactaatttcgcagcactgtacaaagaactcactcaatTCAGTCcctgcaaacatggggagaacatacaaacatcacccagataaggccattgttaggaatagaactcatgatcccagtactgaaaggcaaaagtgctagccactaagccaccatgctgcccaacagATTATGACAAAATGTCTTTTCATTTATAGGTCAAGTGGTTATACCTCTCTTTCTTCAGCAGAAACAGCGCTGGTCTTTGCAGTATCTGTAATTATACATAAACAATTCAGATGACTCTTATACTTGACATATATCTTTTGTTCGCAAAAACTCCTATACTATATTATTTTAGTTAATCTTTGGCCTAACTGTTGGAATAACTACATTTGTAATtatcattacattaatagcacaaAATTAGTTTACTTACTAATATGAAAACTCAAATTTGAAAAAAACTGAAGCTTTTTTCAACACAAATAATATAGTACAATCAGCAGCATTTTAATGTCTATTTGTGATGTATGTTACtttgttctgcaatgcatgatgAAACTTGTTGTTGGAAATCGAAGTCAGTGGTTTGTAATATTGTTCAAATTAAAGCAACAAACCATTATATACAACATGCTATAAAATAATAGATATCTTACCTGAGAGAAGACAGAGGACAATCATCGTCATCACTGATACGATAATAATCAACTTCATATTTGTAGGTAGATGGTCTtaatcaaatataaataaatgctcaGCTATGTGTATTTGAAAATATCTCCCAGGTGCCTAGAGTATAGGTCATTATTATATAGTCCTCCATATCTGTGTACAAGTTATTAAAGTTAACCattaatagataaaaataactagATAAGAAACATTACTGTATATTGCACACTGGGAAAGTACAGGTTGAACAGAAGAATGAAgcaaaacaaatattgaaaagaaacacTGAGGTCATAACTTGAAATAGAAAGAAGTTATTGTATCTCTTCTTAAGATGATACTTACAGTATTTTTTGCTATAAATGTCTctttaaatgagaaaaaaatatacagtaccCACTGAGGGTCTGATGCTGAATtaggagcaatgcaaaaaaaaggagtacattttcacctagacaaaccatattacaatgtagggggtgcaaattaattttgctTTTTACACACAAGAAAAATCCTGGCTGCTTTTGGTagcactataaatctgtccccacattttaagtgcTTAAATTGCTGACATCACATTCAGCATTTCACTGTGATAAAGTGGCAATACACTGCAATGTAGCTTAGGAAGAGTGCACTGTGCTGTGCAATGGAGTCGGTATGGCGTTGAGGGTGAATAAGCGTTATGATGTGTCTCCCTAAACGGGGTCTGGAGACACCATATTATCCGTCAATATGTATTTATTGCGCATGCGCGATGGAATCTGCCAGAAAACCATTTTTGAGTATGAGTGACCCTTATGTATGCTGTGTATGAGTGAGAAATAACGGAGCTGCACGGACATGTAGTGTCTGGCTGCTGCCTATTATAGATATCAGTACTACACAGGTGTGAAGTACATAATCTCCctgagactatatatatatattgctgacaAGTGCTTTTCTCCACAAGACTGCTTGCCTGCAGTTTCTTGCAATACCTGTATCCTGTGTATACAATAACCCAACAACCTAGTTAAGTTGATAACGTGTGGACTAATATCCTTATTCACATtgtgctgacacctattacaggCATCTGCCAATAGGTTATGCCAATATATGGGCCATCATTGCTGTTTTGAAATGTACACATCTTGTTGAGTCCAGGTGCTGACCCCAAACACATTCAGATTATTCTAAGGGAACCTAGAGGTTCATATAGCTATCCTAGTCATTGTGGCAGTAGAGAATAGTAGAAACAAATTGTCCAATTTGCAAATAAGTTCAGTGATCTATCAAATCGAGTGCATGAACCTGCAGCTTGACCAGTACAGTAGGTGATTTTGTTTCACAGGAAATAATGGATTGTGCCAGATCTTAGCagatgattttttgtttttgctgcaaAAATATTTCACGAGATGACACATATGTGCACTGCCTTCGATTAGGTCTTGTCACAGGCTGAAATATGGAGTAAAAGCATCCATTTATGCAAAGTAGAAAACTTTTCCTGGTTTAATAAATATTCAAATTAGATGAAACACATTTCCTAAATGCACCAAActagacaaaaaacaaaaaaatctcattaggaaaattttaaaggagCAATTCCTtctaaaaattatgtttttaagttaaatcactttttacatgaacagaagaaagaaggaattattcatttttctttagGGTTGCGATGTTAGCTGCTTTTAATGATTTACAGATTGCTAAGTGATTCCAATTGCAACCACTGCCACAAAACATATGATCTATTCATTATAGAGGCTTTGGCATGTTCCCACCATAAAATCCTATCTCCCTATGCCATCACGTGACAGCAAAATGGCTTGTTGATAAAGTAGCTTAGATTAAGATTGGTCACCCTTTCCTGGGAGCAAGCAGAATCCAAAAATGTTAAGACTGAGACACTTTTTTGcagttataaatataaatgtgccCAACAGATAGATTTTGCAAAGAGATCCACTTAGTTATAGAAGAACCTCCTGAAAAAATACGTAATGGTTTATAGGTACAAAGCATTCATTGTCAGATCAACCATCCTACAAGTATAAAAAAGAGCTACATT
This genomic interval carries:
- the LOC142150058 gene encoding serine protease inhibitor Kazal-type 1-like, which translates into the protein MKLIIIVSVMTMIVLCLLSDTAKTSAVSAEEREPKCDIGTTRRCPRNYDPVCGSDQCTYENECLLCMESQKKNIHIRVTKNGRC